The following proteins are co-located in the Sphingomonas donggukensis genome:
- a CDS encoding CC0125/CC1285 family lipoprotein has product MKNSRKASVLTAVAGATLLAACVGPTPYRPATGQGFNRTGFTDQQIERDRYRVTFAGNSYTDRETVERYLLFRAAELTLSQGADYFVLADRDIDKQTRTYTSPGLGGFGGPYGGLNGFGYWGPSWRYYGRGYGWRGWNAWGGDPFWDRSVDITTVERYEASAEIVVGRGPKPAGNLRAFNARDVVDRLGPTIRVPEQRR; this is encoded by the coding sequence CTCGGTACTGACTGCAGTGGCCGGGGCAACCCTGCTGGCGGCCTGCGTCGGCCCGACCCCTTATCGCCCGGCGACCGGGCAGGGGTTCAACCGCACCGGCTTCACCGATCAGCAGATCGAGCGCGACCGCTACCGCGTCACCTTCGCCGGCAACAGCTACACCGACCGCGAGACGGTGGAACGCTATCTGCTGTTCCGCGCAGCCGAACTGACGCTGTCGCAGGGCGCCGATTATTTCGTGCTCGCCGACCGCGACATCGACAAGCAGACGCGGACGTATACGTCGCCGGGGCTCGGCGGTTTCGGTGGCCCTTATGGCGGGTTGAACGGTTTCGGCTATTGGGGTCCGTCGTGGCGCTACTATGGTCGCGGCTACGGCTGGCGCGGCTGGAATGCCTGGGGCGGCGACCCCTTCTGGGATCGCTCGGTCGATATAACGACCGTGGAGCGGTACGAGGCGTCCGCGGAAATCGTGGTCGGTCGCGGTCCGAAACCGGCGGGCAATCTGCGCGCGTTCAATGCCCGCGACGTGGTCGACCGGCTGGGCCCGACGATCCGGGTGCCCGAACAGCGCCGCTGA